A single window of Anomaloglossus baeobatrachus isolate aAnoBae1 chromosome 5, aAnoBae1.hap1, whole genome shotgun sequence DNA harbors:
- the LOC142310555 gene encoding gastrula zinc finger protein XlCGF66.1-like yields MDRDRDKMVERILHLTLEILFRLTGEDYTVVKKTSSERCQAPVSEGWGRLLSPSMGPPPHPPIHEDINDQKILELTYKMIELLTGEVPIRCQDVTVYFSMEEWEYLEEHKDLYKDVMMEVPQPLTSPESRKFHRYSV; encoded by the exons atggatagggacagggacaagatggtagagaggatattacacctcaccctagagatcctcttccggcttactggagag gattacacagtagtgaagaagacttctagtgagcgctgtcaggcccctgtgtctgagggatggggaagactccTGAGCCCAAGCATGGGGCCTCCACCTcatcccccgatacatgaggacatcaatgaccagaagatcctagaactcacctacaagatgattgagctgctgactggagag gttcctataagatgtcaggacgtcactgtctatttctccatggaggagtgggagtatttagaagaacacaaagatctgtacaaggacgtcatgatggaggttccccagcccctcacatcaccag AGTCAAGAAAGTTCCACAGATACTCCGTATAG